TGTGAAGTTAAGATATTAAATGATATTATTGAAGAAGAATTGGAACAACTGTTAAGCAAGTTCCGACCAGACCTTTTAGTCACTGCGGTATAATCGATTTTTACTGGCATTACCTGCGTCTCAACTTAGCATCACCTACCTGTTGGATTACCCGAATAAAGATATTCCTACCCAGTTAGCTCACTATTCACTAAGTCATTCTACAGATTTTGCTACAGAACTGGCGCCAGCAAGGTCATATATCATTAAAAGCGAGTATGAAACGGTTTCTGGATTAATCGGTGAAAATATACAGGCTATTTTTGTCGCTTCCTCAAAGGAACTTGATTTTTATAGCCAGCATAAAGCTGACATTGCAAAGAAAACCGGCGCCAAAGTGTTTACGAACGAGCCAGATATATTAAAGATATGCAGTGATAAATGGCTTACGGTAAACTTTTTAAAAGAGCATGGCTTTAATTATCCTCTTACCCTACGCTATCCGGAAGATCAGGATCAAATCGAAATTCTAGGGGAAAAATTAAGCAAACTACAATATTAAAATGCAGTTTAATCAGGCAGTATAGAGATTACCTTGTCCCCTCTGAGAAAATTGTTTTACTACAGAAGAAAAAGCAAATAGAGGCCAACCAGTTAACAGGTAACTAAGGGTTTAAATCTTTATCAGGTACGGATGTTAAGATTAATTTTTTAACTGTAAGTGGCAAGCTAAAGCCCCTTCAAAGATATTCTCGGAAGGGGCTTTTAACTGGAAACTATAAGCTTTTCATTAAGCGTATATTAATTTCCTCAAGAAACTGCCTGGTATTGACTACCCTTTTGTCTCCTTCGACAAGAAGGGCCAGGTCCTTGGTCATGATTCCTTGCTCAATTGTCTCTATGGACGCTTTTTCCAGTTTATTGGTGAATTCCACCAAGGCATCAAGCTGGTCCAGCTCACCCCTTTTTCTTAAAGCACCTGTCCAGGCAAATAAAGTTGCCACCGGGTTGGTTGAGGTTTCCTCTCCCTTGAGATGTTGATAATAATGTCTTGTTACTGTTCCATGGGCCGCTTCATATTCATAATGTCCTTCGGGTGAAACTAAAACCGATGTCATCATGGCTAAACTACCAAAAGCAGTGGCTACCATATCTGACATTACATCCCCATCGTAGTTTTTACAGGCCCAGATAAAACCACCTGAGCTGCGGATTACTCTGGCCACAGCATCATCAATCAAGGTGTAAAAATACTCAATCCCCGCAGCGGTAAACTTTTCTTTGTATTCCCGGTCATATACCTCTTGGAAAATATCTTTAAAGGTATGGTCATATTTTTTAGAAATTGTGTCTTTAGTAGAAAACCATAGGTCTTGTTTTTGATCCAGGGCGTAATTAAAGCATGCTCTGGCAAAACTCTCAATGGAGCGGTCCAAGTTGTGCATACCCAACAGGATACCTGGGCCAGCAAAATTATGGATTACTTCCTTCATTGCCTGACCATCTTCCCCGGTAAAAACTAATTCCGCTTTTCCTTTGGTCTTAACTTTTAATTCCACATCTTTATAGACGTCGCCGTAGGCATGTCTGGCAATGGTAATGGGTTTTTCCCATGTTCTGACAAAGGGTTTAACATTCTTTACAATAATTGGTGCCCGAAAAACCGTTCCATCTAAAATGGCTCTTATGGTGCCGTTCGGGCTTTTCCACATTTGTTTTAAGTTGTATTCCTCTACCCGTTGGGCATTGGGGGTGATGGTGGCACACTTCACTGCAACACCATATTTTTTAGTGGCCTCGGCAGCTTCCACAGTGATCTTATCCTCTGACTCATCCCGTTTTTTGAGACCCAAGTCATAATACACAGTTTGTAAATCTATGTAAGGCAGTAAGAGAATATCCTTAATCTGCTGCCATATCACTCTGGTCATCTCATCGCCATCCATCTCCACCAAAGGAACCTTCATTTGAATTTTGTCCGCCATTGATTTCATCCCTTCTGACCTTTTTGAAATATTAAGGTATTATACAACATCTAAAACCAGAAATGAACCTCTCCGGCGTATGCATGCAAAATACATAACCCGAAATAAAAAATCTATCCCAATTCTTTTTCGGTTATCAAAAGTTCTACTAAACGTATGT
This genomic interval from Desulforamulus reducens MI-1 contains the following:
- a CDS encoding NADP-dependent isocitrate dehydrogenase, with amino-acid sequence MADKIQMKVPLVEMDGDEMTRVIWQQIKDILLLPYIDLQTVYYDLGLKKRDESEDKITVEAAEATKKYGVAVKCATITPNAQRVEEYNLKQMWKSPNGTIRAILDGTVFRAPIIVKNVKPFVRTWEKPITIARHAYGDVYKDVELKVKTKGKAELVFTGEDGQAMKEVIHNFAGPGILLGMHNLDRSIESFARACFNYALDQKQDLWFSTKDTISKKYDHTFKDIFQEVYDREYKEKFTAAGIEYFYTLIDDAVARVIRSSGGFIWACKNYDGDVMSDMVATAFGSLAMMTSVLVSPEGHYEYEAAHGTVTRHYYQHLKGEETSTNPVATLFAWTGALRKRGELDQLDALVEFTNKLEKASIETIEQGIMTKDLALLVEGDKRVVNTRQFLEEINIRLMKSL